A single window of Rubripirellula lacrimiformis DNA harbors:
- a CDS encoding transposase gives MVDTLLAAFAMFSLKDPSLLAFEERSGEPAIKRLFGIDAIPSDTSMREILDGIDTSHLNEAFADIFHELQRGNVLREFAFHNNHYLLAIDGTGYFCSSKIHCPECLERKTSGGKIQYVHQAVAAVLVHPDQKVVIPLAIEPIVKQDGETKNDCERNATRRLLRRIRLLYPKIKLIVVEDGLASNAPHIADLKDLKMSYLLGAKPGDHAHLFDQVIAAGDEDRIETLTRVDPIGNRVIQSETQYVSDLALNASNQSLRVNFLQHFEYDNDSGEVSKRFSWVTNVTLDRSLLSKFTAGGRSRWRIENETFNTLKNQGYHFEHNYGHGKQNLSTVLMLLMFLAFMVDQVQQACCPLFASVQEKFKSRRALWEKLRSHVNHFVFESFAELWQAMLSGSAMGVPPPRG, from the coding sequence ATGGTGGATACTCTCTTGGCTGCGTTTGCGATGTTCTCACTCAAAGACCCATCACTGTTAGCTTTTGAAGAACGGTCCGGCGAACCTGCCATCAAACGACTCTTCGGGATCGACGCTATTCCCAGCGATACGTCCATGCGAGAGATCCTTGATGGTATCGATACAAGTCATCTCAACGAAGCCTTTGCAGACATCTTCCACGAACTTCAACGCGGGAACGTCCTGCGAGAGTTCGCGTTCCACAACAATCATTACCTGCTAGCGATCGATGGCACTGGATACTTCTGTTCCTCAAAGATCCATTGCCCCGAGTGCTTGGAACGTAAAACCAGTGGTGGCAAGATTCAGTATGTGCATCAAGCGGTTGCCGCGGTGCTCGTTCATCCCGACCAGAAAGTCGTCATCCCACTGGCAATCGAACCCATCGTCAAACAAGACGGAGAAACCAAAAACGATTGCGAACGCAATGCGACACGACGCCTATTGAGGCGAATTCGCTTGCTCTATCCGAAGATCAAGCTGATCGTGGTCGAAGACGGACTGGCCAGCAACGCTCCGCACATCGCCGACCTGAAAGATCTGAAGATGAGTTACTTGCTCGGTGCAAAACCGGGTGACCACGCTCACTTGTTCGATCAAGTGATTGCTGCGGGCGACGAAGACCGAATCGAAACACTCACACGGGTTGACCCGATCGGTAACCGCGTCATCCAAAGCGAGACCCAGTACGTCAGTGACCTGGCGCTCAATGCGTCGAATCAATCTCTGCGAGTGAATTTTCTGCAGCACTTTGAATACGACAACGATAGCGGCGAAGTGAGCAAGCGATTCAGTTGGGTGACGAACGTCACGTTAGATCGTTCGCTGCTATCGAAATTCACCGCGGGAGGTCGTAGTCGCTGGCGGATTGAGAATGAGACGTTTAATACGCTCAAGAATCAAGGCTATCACTTTGAACACAACTACGGTCATGGAAAGCAAAACCTATCAACGGTACTGATGCTGCTGATGTTTTTAGCGTTCATGGTTGACCAAGTACAGCAAGCATGCTGTCCGCTGTTTGCCTCGGTGCAGGAGAAGTTCAAGAGTCGCCGAGCGTTGTGGGAAAAGCTTCGCAGCCATGTGAATCACTTCGTGTTTGAATCGTTTGCCGAACTTTGGCAAGCGATGCTCAGTGGATCGGCGATGGGTGTTCCGCCGCCTCGTGGATAA
- a CDS encoding LamG-like jellyroll fold domain-containing protein, translating into MNRLNLVIAACICCWTLASDGVRAHEGHGDHSHQDQGKLFTTRGDSRTLPMAKEEDAFQFIVYGDRTGGVPAGLKVLEQAVDDTNLLDPDLVMTVGDLIQGYNQTPEWMEQMVEYKQIMDNLNMKWFPVAGNHDVYWRGRTKPPEGQHEASYEKHFGPLWYSFEHKESAFVVLYSDEGDRESNTKGFNEGRLQTMSDEQLQFLKSALEKHQDCEHVFVFLHHPRWTGRGYTDGNWDVVHQMLKSAGNVHAVFAGHIHHMRFDGPKDGIAYYTLATTGGHLSADIPDAGFLHHLNVVTVRPSGVTVAALPIGSVIDPTDFTPEFLAEVDLARKVRPEHTGDPLMLATDGTASGVVEFLIKNPAPRPIDVTVSLDTTGGDWRSSLDHDHWQLAAGESKTIQMSMRRPADPESTLTIPRVRLDLEYVGQSARIKLPPVTAPVDLKLSAVPADYFVDQPNHCLEITKPSDAVRFQSSDLRLPQGPFTVEGWFRPAQSAGMLAAIAKTQSSEFAIFMDEGVPQFDVHLAGKYVSAKATKVLRNDTWAHIAGVYDGTEVKIYVDGELVGSKAGQGKRTLNELPLFVGADPDLSGNAVRPFLGQIDEIRISKGAVYESNFKPQQRLSVSENTRLMLHLDRVIGPFVLDQSPSASMGMLGKTTVLVPVK; encoded by the coding sequence ATGAATCGATTGAACCTTGTGATTGCGGCATGCATTTGCTGTTGGACGTTGGCCAGTGATGGCGTCCGCGCCCACGAAGGCCATGGTGATCATTCCCACCAAGACCAGGGGAAGCTGTTCACCACGCGAGGCGATTCGCGAACGTTGCCCATGGCAAAGGAAGAAGATGCATTCCAGTTCATCGTCTACGGCGACCGAACCGGTGGCGTGCCAGCGGGACTGAAAGTGCTGGAACAAGCGGTCGACGACACCAACCTGCTTGATCCGGACTTGGTCATGACGGTCGGCGACCTGATCCAGGGCTACAACCAAACGCCCGAGTGGATGGAGCAGATGGTGGAATACAAACAGATCATGGACAACCTGAACATGAAGTGGTTTCCGGTCGCAGGGAATCACGACGTCTATTGGCGAGGCCGAACGAAGCCGCCCGAAGGTCAACACGAAGCCAGTTATGAAAAGCACTTTGGCCCACTTTGGTATTCGTTCGAGCACAAGGAATCGGCGTTCGTAGTGCTGTACAGCGACGAGGGCGACCGCGAATCCAACACCAAGGGATTCAACGAAGGCCGTCTGCAAACGATGAGCGACGAACAGCTTCAATTTTTGAAGTCGGCACTCGAAAAGCATCAAGACTGTGAACACGTCTTCGTGTTTTTGCACCACCCACGATGGACTGGCCGCGGTTACACCGACGGCAACTGGGATGTCGTTCACCAGATGCTGAAATCGGCTGGCAACGTGCACGCGGTTTTTGCCGGTCACATTCACCACATGCGTTTCGACGGTCCGAAGGATGGAATCGCCTACTACACCTTGGCGACCACCGGCGGCCACCTGTCGGCGGACATTCCGGATGCTGGATTCCTGCACCACCTGAACGTTGTCACGGTACGTCCAAGCGGTGTGACCGTGGCCGCTCTACCGATCGGTTCGGTCATCGACCCCACCGATTTCACTCCCGAATTCCTGGCCGAAGTCGACCTGGCTCGCAAGGTGCGTCCTGAACACACAGGCGATCCCCTGATGCTGGCGACCGATGGGACCGCATCAGGCGTTGTTGAATTCCTGATCAAGAACCCTGCACCACGACCGATCGATGTCACTGTATCGCTGGATACCACCGGTGGGGATTGGCGATCATCGCTTGACCATGACCATTGGCAGTTGGCGGCGGGAGAATCCAAGACGATTCAAATGTCGATGCGTCGGCCGGCTGATCCCGAATCGACACTGACCATTCCACGCGTTCGCTTAGATCTGGAATACGTTGGCCAGTCGGCAAGAATCAAACTGCCGCCTGTTACTGCACCGGTTGACCTGAAGTTGTCAGCCGTTCCAGCCGACTACTTCGTCGACCAGCCCAACCACTGCTTGGAAATCACCAAGCCGTCCGATGCGGTTCGTTTCCAATCGTCGGATCTGCGACTGCCACAGGGACCGTTCACCGTCGAAGGCTGGTTCCGACCGGCGCAATCGGCTGGCATGCTAGCGGCGATCGCTAAAACTCAGTCCAGCGAGTTCGCGATTTTCATGGACGAGGGTGTGCCACAGTTTGATGTCCACTTGGCCGGCAAATACGTTTCGGCCAAAGCCACCAAGGTACTTCGCAACGACACTTGGGCTCACATCGCTGGCGTCTACGACGGAACCGAAGTGAAGATTTACGTTGACGGTGAACTGGTTGGGTCTAAAGCAGGCCAGGGCAAACGAACGCTGAATGAACTGCCCCTGTTCGTCGGTGCTGATCCCGATCTAAGCGGCAACGCGGTACGGCCGTTTTTGGGTCAGATTGACGAAATACGGATCAGCAAAGGCGCCGTCTACGAATCGAATTTCAAGCCTCAGCAACGTCTTTCGGTTTCCGAGAACACTCGCCTGATGTTGCACTTGGATCGCGTCATCGGACCATTCGTGTTGGACCAAAGTCCGTCGGCTTCGATGGGCATGTTGGGCAAGACGACGGTGCTTGTCCCAGTGAAGTAG
- a CDS encoding prolyl oligopeptidase family serine peptidase, producing the protein MLQRPSRSIHCLAIAVFSLVGSVFLTSAVTAQDSDGFDARYARMQSLGDRIKSKVYRDSVKPKWFGENSDRFWYQVQTGANTHEFITVDAQAGTRKRSFDHQALADALTEQTDTQYHADRLPLKRLRFEGDPAHLLMVVDQRAWQFELPNGPLIAQDDDVSATALKPLSRLRRSRSGTDETKIRFVNQTSQKLDISWIDFQGDPKPMGQVEAGKSVDFSTYCKHIWMLSESSGKPVALYSANESADSAIFDGKSERPEMKWDRHDARKFQSWASPDGKFAIDIRDDNIVLKNTEDKSESMLTTDGTPEHRYGPDVYWSPQSDRFFVLKTRVGQGREITIVKSSPDGSVHPELKTIRYEKPGDQRSHSRPVLFAKSNDWKPETIEDDLFPNPFALGNFHWHSSGSRFSFLYNQRGHQRHSLISVDANSNQPRVAIDETSDTFICYSGKTYLHRIDDTDELIWMSERSGWNHLYLIDQVSGEVKNPVTHGDWVVRSVEHVDDQKRQIWLIVSGIDADQDPYQRHLIRVNFDGTQLTRLTSGDGDHTWQFSPDRRFLIDTMSRVDLAPVTVLRSADTGDPICELERSDIASLLETGWQLPRRFVAKARDGVTDIHGIIIRPTNFDPLKKYPVVENIYAGPHSSFVPKAFGVHRGLYEIAELGFIVVKIDGMGTSNRSKAFHDVCWKHLHDSGFPDRIRWIQAAAADRPWMDLTRVGIYGGSAGGQSAMRALIDHHDFYHVAVADCGCHDNRVDKIWWNEQWMGWPIGKEYSDASNVDQAHRMQGRLMLIWGELDTNVDPASTMQVVNALIKADKDFDMLCIPGAGHGAAGHPYGKRRQAEFLMRHLQ; encoded by the coding sequence ATGCTTCAGCGTCCAAGTCGATCGATCCACTGTCTCGCCATCGCCGTTTTCTCGTTGGTCGGCAGCGTGTTCTTAACGTCCGCGGTGACGGCGCAGGACTCCGATGGATTCGACGCCCGCTATGCACGGATGCAGTCGCTCGGTGACCGCATCAAGTCCAAGGTGTACCGCGATTCAGTCAAACCCAAATGGTTTGGGGAAAACAGTGACCGTTTCTGGTACCAAGTTCAAACCGGCGCAAACACTCATGAGTTCATCACGGTCGATGCGCAGGCCGGAACGCGGAAGCGGTCTTTTGACCACCAAGCACTCGCCGATGCGTTGACCGAGCAGACGGATACGCAGTACCACGCGGACCGTTTACCGCTGAAACGTTTGCGGTTCGAAGGAGATCCGGCCCACCTGTTGATGGTCGTCGACCAACGGGCCTGGCAATTTGAATTGCCCAATGGCCCTCTGATCGCCCAGGACGATGACGTGTCCGCCACAGCCCTGAAACCGCTATCACGCCTTCGTCGCAGTCGGTCCGGCACAGATGAGACAAAGATCCGATTCGTTAACCAAACATCGCAAAAATTGGATATCAGTTGGATCGACTTCCAAGGCGACCCCAAACCGATGGGCCAAGTCGAAGCTGGCAAATCAGTCGACTTCAGCACCTATTGCAAACACATTTGGATGCTCAGCGAGTCCAGCGGAAAACCAGTCGCCCTGTATTCAGCAAACGAGTCGGCTGATTCTGCGATTTTCGATGGCAAGTCCGAACGGCCCGAGATGAAATGGGACCGCCATGACGCGCGAAAGTTTCAGTCGTGGGCATCGCCCGATGGAAAATTTGCGATCGATATTCGCGATGACAACATCGTCCTGAAGAACACCGAAGACAAATCAGAGTCGATGTTGACGACCGATGGTACGCCCGAGCACCGGTACGGCCCTGATGTGTACTGGTCCCCCCAATCGGATCGTTTCTTCGTTCTGAAAACTCGCGTTGGGCAGGGCCGCGAGATCACCATCGTCAAATCGTCACCGGATGGTTCGGTTCATCCGGAATTGAAAACGATCCGATACGAGAAACCCGGCGACCAAAGATCCCATTCACGCCCCGTTCTATTTGCCAAATCGAACGATTGGAAACCGGAAACCATCGAAGACGACCTGTTCCCGAATCCGTTCGCTTTGGGAAATTTCCATTGGCACAGCAGCGGGTCAAGGTTCTCGTTCCTGTACAACCAACGTGGTCACCAACGTCACTCGTTGATTTCTGTCGACGCAAACTCGAACCAGCCGCGCGTGGCCATCGACGAAACCAGCGACACGTTCATCTGTTATTCGGGGAAGACCTATCTGCATCGCATCGACGATACCGATGAACTGATCTGGATGAGCGAGCGGAGCGGTTGGAACCACTTGTATTTGATCGATCAAGTCAGCGGCGAAGTCAAAAACCCGGTCACACACGGCGACTGGGTCGTCCGCAGTGTCGAACATGTCGATGACCAGAAGCGTCAAATCTGGCTCATCGTTTCCGGGATCGATGCGGACCAGGATCCCTATCAGCGTCATCTGATTCGCGTCAATTTCGACGGCACCCAACTGACGCGGCTGACCAGCGGCGACGGCGACCATACTTGGCAATTTTCACCGGACCGACGCTTTTTGATCGATACCATGTCACGAGTCGATCTAGCACCGGTGACCGTGCTTCGAAGTGCCGACACCGGGGATCCCATTTGCGAATTGGAACGATCGGATATCGCATCTCTATTGGAAACCGGCTGGCAACTTCCACGCCGCTTTGTAGCGAAGGCACGCGACGGCGTCACTGACATCCACGGCATCATCATTCGCCCGACAAACTTCGATCCGCTGAAGAAGTATCCCGTCGTCGAGAACATCTACGCCGGCCCCCATTCATCGTTCGTGCCCAAGGCGTTCGGCGTTCACCGCGGTTTGTACGAAATCGCCGAGCTAGGATTCATCGTCGTCAAAATCGATGGGATGGGGACCAGCAATCGCAGCAAGGCGTTTCATGATGTGTGTTGGAAGCACCTTCACGACAGTGGATTCCCCGACCGAATCCGATGGATCCAAGCTGCGGCCGCCGACCGCCCTTGGATGGACCTAACGCGAGTTGGTATCTACGGCGGATCGGCCGGAGGGCAAAGTGCAATGCGAGCGTTGATCGACCACCATGACTTCTATCATGTCGCTGTCGCCGATTGCGGCTGCCATGACAATCGCGTTGATAAAATCTGGTGGAATGAACAATGGATGGGATGGCCGATCGGCAAAGAGTACTCGGACGCATCCAACGTTGATCAAGCGCACCGAATGCAAGGCCGGCTGATGTTGATCTGGGGTGAACTGGATACAAACGTCGACCCAGCTAGCACGATGCAGGTGGTCAACGCCTTGATCAAAGCCGACAAAGACTTTGACATGCTTTGCATTCCCGGTGCCGGCCACGGGGCAGCCGGACATCCCTATGGAAAACGTCGCCAAGCCGAATTCCTGATGCGTCATCTGCAGTGA
- a CDS encoding peptidase M42 — MTDDVPEPNTSVHKPHVHGELDDFLILLRGLVREPSIVGCEDAFFRVLRRELDELPIEVTRYHGLLVADGGDPKGQILSAHVDRHGLLCTGPNEFQYAAFIIANRGEMTGDSVSEQTMELIADRFHGERVQAHTPYAGSYLGQGTITRSFICQQRRNLIFEVEGLEFLQPGTPVSFLDRLEVANGFISAQLDNVLSVAMMIYLFRNGFRGTALFTAGEEAGRSWQYALAWFQRQNRTTDRIIVLDTSPFATPEAASAQDVVLRTGDASAKFAPAVTQELARRCDIMGISYMFKDKYVADLNATREKPLSLGRTELGRLATATEGRINGTTLQVPTTGYHTANEKASLESVQATLKLLKSYIR, encoded by the coding sequence ATGACCGACGATGTTCCTGAGCCAAACACCAGCGTTCATAAGCCGCATGTGCATGGTGAATTGGACGACTTTTTGATCCTGCTTCGCGGGCTGGTTCGGGAACCATCCATCGTTGGCTGCGAAGACGCGTTCTTTCGTGTGCTGAGACGCGAATTGGATGAATTGCCGATCGAAGTGACTCGCTATCACGGGTTGCTGGTCGCTGACGGCGGGGACCCCAAGGGCCAAATCTTATCGGCACATGTCGACAGGCACGGTCTGCTTTGCACCGGGCCAAACGAATTTCAGTATGCGGCCTTCATCATCGCCAACCGCGGCGAGATGACCGGCGATAGTGTGTCCGAGCAAACGATGGAACTGATCGCGGATCGTTTCCACGGCGAACGCGTCCAAGCGCACACACCCTACGCGGGCAGCTACCTTGGACAGGGCACGATCACAAGATCATTCATCTGCCAACAACGTCGCAATCTGATCTTTGAAGTCGAAGGGTTGGAATTTTTGCAGCCCGGGACCCCCGTTTCGTTCTTGGACCGGTTGGAGGTCGCCAACGGTTTCATCAGCGCCCAACTGGATAACGTTCTATCGGTGGCCATGATGATCTACCTGTTCCGCAACGGGTTTCGTGGCACGGCATTGTTCACCGCCGGGGAAGAAGCCGGCCGCAGTTGGCAATACGCGCTGGCCTGGTTTCAACGCCAAAATCGGACCACCGACCGCATCATCGTTTTGGATACCAGTCCCTTTGCGACGCCCGAAGCAGCGTCGGCTCAAGACGTGGTGCTAAGAACCGGGGATGCGTCCGCGAAGTTCGCACCTGCCGTCACCCAGGAACTGGCACGCCGTTGTGACATCATGGGCATAAGCTATATGTTCAAAGACAAATACGTCGCGGACCTGAACGCGACTCGCGAAAAGCCGCTGTCGCTAGGTCGGACAGAACTAGGACGCTTGGCAACCGCCACCGAAGGACGCATCAATGGGACAACGCTTCAGGTTCCCACCACGGGCTACCACACGGCCAACGAAAAAGCGTCGCTTGAATCTGTCCAAGCGACGCTAAAGTTGTTGAAGTCCTACATCCGCTAG